In Zea mays cultivar B73 chromosome 7, Zm-B73-REFERENCE-NAM-5.0, whole genome shotgun sequence, the following proteins share a genomic window:
- the LOC103633160 gene encoding serine/threonine-protein kinase STY46 isoform X3: MAVEEAAESCGSHAAAAASGGGAAELATSSSSAAAAVQARKQQQQQRHKLEVYTEVLRRLHDAGLPDARAPGFDDELWNHFNRLPARYAMDVNVERAEDVLTHKRLLEQAKDPAQRPAFAVRAVQVSPILDGNQTDADSNTAGEEVASRLLNRQQSIHPPPAFGSSTNLEALALEASKSHQDHDSTSDNCRSLYRPMHEITFSTIDKPKLLSELTSLLGELGLNIQEAHAFSTNDGYSLDVFVVVGWHDEETEDLVEAVQKEIGRIEEQTQAWSSSHSWSTPVENMQIAEISAAGRVEIPTDGASEWEIDVKLLKFGNKVASGSYGDLYRGTYCSQDVAIKVLKPERINADMQREFAQEVYIMRKVRHKNVVQFIGASTKPPNLYIVTEFMSGGSVYDYLHKHKGVFKLPTLVGVAMDVSKGMSYLHQNNIIHRDLKTANLLMDENGTVKVADFGVARVKAQSGVMTAETGTYRWMAPEVIEHKPYDQKADVFSFGILMWELLTGKIPYEYLTPLQAAVGVVQKKCWQQDPAQRPDFSEILETLQRIAEEVGDEHEGKHKDRTLGGFFSALRGRSH, encoded by the exons ATGGCGGTAGAGGAGGCCGCGGAGAGCTGCGGCAGCCACGCCGCGGCCGCTGCgtccggcggcggcgcggcggagcTCGCTACGTCCTCGTCATCGGCCGCCGCGGCGGTGCAGGCGcggaagcagcagcagcagcagcgccaTAAGCTCGAGGTGTACACAGAGGTTCTCCGGCGCCTCCACGACGCCGGCCTGCCCGACGCGCGGGCGCCCGGGTTCGACGACGAGCTCTGGAACCACTTCAACCGCCTCCCCGCCCG ATACGCCATGGATGTGAACGTGGAGAGGGCGGAGGACGTGCTCACGCACAAGCGGCTTCTGGAGCAGGCCAAGGATCCGGCTCAGCGCCCGGCTTTCGCGGTGCGGGCCGTGCAG GTATCTCCAATTCTTGATGGGAATCAGACTGATGCTGATTCGAATACTGCAGGGGAGGAAGTCGCTTCAAGACTGTTGAACAGGCAGCAGAG CATACATCCTCCTCCTGCCTTTGGTTCTTCTACAAATCTTGAGGCCCTTGCTCTTGAAGCTAGCAAGTCTCATCAAGATCACGATAGCACCTCTGATAATTGTCGATCCCTGTACAG GCCCATGCATGAAATCACCTTTTCAACCATTGACAAGCCAAAACTTCTCAGTGAG CTGACATCTCTGCTTGGTGAGCTTGGTCTCAACATTCAAGAAGCACATGCATTTTCAACAAATGATGGCTACTCACTTGATGTATTTGTTGTTGTTGGTTGGCATGATGAG GAAACAGAGGATTTAGTAGAAGCAGTGCAGAAGGAAATTGGCAGGATTGAAGAG CAGACACAAGCATGGTCTTCATCTCATTCATGGTCTACTCCAGTTGAAAACATGCAGATTGCTGAGATTTCAGCAGCTGGCCGTGTTGAGATACCAACAGATGGTGCTAGTGAATGGGAAATTGATGTAAAACTGCTCAAGTTTGGGAATAAAGTAGCATCAGGATCATATGGTGATCT TTACCGGGGTACATATTGCAGTCAAGATGTTGCTATTAAAGTGCTGAAACCTGAGAGAATAAATGCAGACATGCAGCGTGAATTTGCCCAGGAAGTATATATCATGAG GAAGGTACGTCACAAGAATGTTGTGCAATTTATTGGTGCTTCCACTAAACCCCCAAATCTATATATAGTGACAG AATTTATGTCCGGTGGAAGTGTGTATGATTACCTCCATAAACATAAAGGTGTTTTCAAACTTCCTACTTTAGTTGGAGTTGCTATGGATGTGTCAAAAGGCATGAGCTACTTACACCAGAATAATATTATTCATCGTGATTTGAAAACTGCGAACCTTCTGATGGATGAAAATGGG ACTGTTAAAGTTGCTGATTTTGGTGTCGCACGTGTTAAAGCTCAATCTGGAGTCATGACTGCAGAAACTGGTACTTACCGTTGGATGGCCCCAGAG GTCATAGAGCATAAACCCTATGATCAGAAGGCTGATGTTTTTAGTTTTGGAATTTTGATGTGGGAGCTACTCACAGGGAAG ATTCCTTATGAGTATCTGACTCCACTACAAGCAGCTGTTGGCGTGGTGCAGAAG AAATGTTGGCAGCAAGACCCCGCTCAAAGACCAGACTTTTCCGAAATATTAGAAACTCTTCAGAGAATAGCAGAGGAA GTCGGAGACGAGCACGAGGGGAAGCACAAGGACAGAACACTGGGTGGTTTCTTTTCAGCTCTGAGGGGGCGGAGCCATTGA
- the LOC103633160 gene encoding serine/threonine-protein kinase STY46 isoform X1, producing the protein MAVEEAAESCGSHAAAAASGGGAAELATSSSSAAAAVQARKQQQQQRHKLEVYTEVLRRLHDAGLPDARAPGFDDELWNHFNRLPARYAMDVNVERAEDVLTHKRLLEQAKDPAQRPAFAVRAVQVSPILDGNQTDADSNTAGEEVASRLLNRQQSIHPPPAFGSSTNLEALALEASKSHQDHDSTSDNCRSLYRPMHEITFSTIDKPKLLSELTSLLGELGLNIQEAHAFSTNDGYSLDVFVVVGWHDEETEDLVEAVQKEIGRIEEQTQAWSSSHSWSTPVENMQIAEISAAGRVEIPTDGASEWEIDVKLLKFGNKVASGSYGDLYRGTYCSQDVAIKVLKPERINADMQREFAQEVYIMRKVRHKNVVQFIGASTKPPNLYIVTEFMSGGSVYDYLHKHKGVFKLPTLVGVAMDVSKGMSYLHQNNIIHRDLKTANLLMDENGTVKVADFGVARVKAQSGVMTAETGTYRWMAPEVIEHKPYDQKADVFSFGILMWELLTGKIPYEYLTPLQAAVGVVQKGLRPTIPKHTYAMLSELLQKCWQQDPAQRPDFSEILETLQRIAEEVGDEHEGKHKDRTLGGFFSALRGRSH; encoded by the exons ATGGCGGTAGAGGAGGCCGCGGAGAGCTGCGGCAGCCACGCCGCGGCCGCTGCgtccggcggcggcgcggcggagcTCGCTACGTCCTCGTCATCGGCCGCCGCGGCGGTGCAGGCGcggaagcagcagcagcagcagcgccaTAAGCTCGAGGTGTACACAGAGGTTCTCCGGCGCCTCCACGACGCCGGCCTGCCCGACGCGCGGGCGCCCGGGTTCGACGACGAGCTCTGGAACCACTTCAACCGCCTCCCCGCCCG ATACGCCATGGATGTGAACGTGGAGAGGGCGGAGGACGTGCTCACGCACAAGCGGCTTCTGGAGCAGGCCAAGGATCCGGCTCAGCGCCCGGCTTTCGCGGTGCGGGCCGTGCAG GTATCTCCAATTCTTGATGGGAATCAGACTGATGCTGATTCGAATACTGCAGGGGAGGAAGTCGCTTCAAGACTGTTGAACAGGCAGCAGAG CATACATCCTCCTCCTGCCTTTGGTTCTTCTACAAATCTTGAGGCCCTTGCTCTTGAAGCTAGCAAGTCTCATCAAGATCACGATAGCACCTCTGATAATTGTCGATCCCTGTACAG GCCCATGCATGAAATCACCTTTTCAACCATTGACAAGCCAAAACTTCTCAGTGAG CTGACATCTCTGCTTGGTGAGCTTGGTCTCAACATTCAAGAAGCACATGCATTTTCAACAAATGATGGCTACTCACTTGATGTATTTGTTGTTGTTGGTTGGCATGATGAG GAAACAGAGGATTTAGTAGAAGCAGTGCAGAAGGAAATTGGCAGGATTGAAGAG CAGACACAAGCATGGTCTTCATCTCATTCATGGTCTACTCCAGTTGAAAACATGCAGATTGCTGAGATTTCAGCAGCTGGCCGTGTTGAGATACCAACAGATGGTGCTAGTGAATGGGAAATTGATGTAAAACTGCTCAAGTTTGGGAATAAAGTAGCATCAGGATCATATGGTGATCT TTACCGGGGTACATATTGCAGTCAAGATGTTGCTATTAAAGTGCTGAAACCTGAGAGAATAAATGCAGACATGCAGCGTGAATTTGCCCAGGAAGTATATATCATGAG GAAGGTACGTCACAAGAATGTTGTGCAATTTATTGGTGCTTCCACTAAACCCCCAAATCTATATATAGTGACAG AATTTATGTCCGGTGGAAGTGTGTATGATTACCTCCATAAACATAAAGGTGTTTTCAAACTTCCTACTTTAGTTGGAGTTGCTATGGATGTGTCAAAAGGCATGAGCTACTTACACCAGAATAATATTATTCATCGTGATTTGAAAACTGCGAACCTTCTGATGGATGAAAATGGG ACTGTTAAAGTTGCTGATTTTGGTGTCGCACGTGTTAAAGCTCAATCTGGAGTCATGACTGCAGAAACTGGTACTTACCGTTGGATGGCCCCAGAG GTCATAGAGCATAAACCCTATGATCAGAAGGCTGATGTTTTTAGTTTTGGAATTTTGATGTGGGAGCTACTCACAGGGAAG ATTCCTTATGAGTATCTGACTCCACTACAAGCAGCTGTTGGCGTGGTGCAGAAG GGATTACGGCCTACAATTCCGAAACATACTTATGCAATGCTTTCTGAGCTTCTTCAGAAATGTTGGCAGCAAGACCCCGCTCAAAGACCAGACTTTTCCGAAATATTAGAAACTCTTCAGAGAATAGCAGAGGAA GTCGGAGACGAGCACGAGGGGAAGCACAAGGACAGAACACTGGGTGGTTTCTTTTCAGCTCTGAGGGGGCGGAGCCATTGA
- the LOC103633160 gene encoding serine/threonine-protein kinase STY46 isoform X4, translating into MAVEEAAESCGSHAAAAASGGGAAELATSSSSAAAAVQARKQQQQQRHKLEVYTEVLRRLHDAGLPDARAPGFDDELWNHFNRLPARYAMDVNVERAEDVLTHKRLLEQAKDPAQRPAFAVRAVQVSPILDGNQTDADSNTAGEEVASRLLNRQQSIHPPPAFGSSTNLEALALEASKSHQDHDSTSDNCRSLYRPMHEITFSTIDKPKLLSELTSLLGELGLNIQEAHAFSTNDGYSLDVFVVVGWHDEETEDLVEAVQKEIGRIEETQAWSSSHSWSTPVENMQIAEISAAGRVEIPTDGASEWEIDVKLLKFGNKVASGSYGDLYRGTYCSQDVAIKVLKPERINADMQREFAQEVYIMRKVRHKNVVQFIGASTKPPNLYIVTEFMSGGSVYDYLHKHKGVFKLPTLVGVAMDVSKGMSYLHQNNIIHRDLKTANLLMDENGTVKVADFGVARVKAQSGVMTAETGTYRWMAPEVIEHKPYDQKADVFSFGILMWELLTGKIPYEYLTPLQAAVGVVQKKCWQQDPAQRPDFSEILETLQRIAEEVGDEHEGKHKDRTLGGFFSALRGRSH; encoded by the exons ATGGCGGTAGAGGAGGCCGCGGAGAGCTGCGGCAGCCACGCCGCGGCCGCTGCgtccggcggcggcgcggcggagcTCGCTACGTCCTCGTCATCGGCCGCCGCGGCGGTGCAGGCGcggaagcagcagcagcagcagcgccaTAAGCTCGAGGTGTACACAGAGGTTCTCCGGCGCCTCCACGACGCCGGCCTGCCCGACGCGCGGGCGCCCGGGTTCGACGACGAGCTCTGGAACCACTTCAACCGCCTCCCCGCCCG ATACGCCATGGATGTGAACGTGGAGAGGGCGGAGGACGTGCTCACGCACAAGCGGCTTCTGGAGCAGGCCAAGGATCCGGCTCAGCGCCCGGCTTTCGCGGTGCGGGCCGTGCAG GTATCTCCAATTCTTGATGGGAATCAGACTGATGCTGATTCGAATACTGCAGGGGAGGAAGTCGCTTCAAGACTGTTGAACAGGCAGCAGAG CATACATCCTCCTCCTGCCTTTGGTTCTTCTACAAATCTTGAGGCCCTTGCTCTTGAAGCTAGCAAGTCTCATCAAGATCACGATAGCACCTCTGATAATTGTCGATCCCTGTACAG GCCCATGCATGAAATCACCTTTTCAACCATTGACAAGCCAAAACTTCTCAGTGAG CTGACATCTCTGCTTGGTGAGCTTGGTCTCAACATTCAAGAAGCACATGCATTTTCAACAAATGATGGCTACTCACTTGATGTATTTGTTGTTGTTGGTTGGCATGATGAG GAAACAGAGGATTTAGTAGAAGCAGTGCAGAAGGAAATTGGCAGGATTGAAGAG ACACAAGCATGGTCTTCATCTCATTCATGGTCTACTCCAGTTGAAAACATGCAGATTGCTGAGATTTCAGCAGCTGGCCGTGTTGAGATACCAACAGATGGTGCTAGTGAATGGGAAATTGATGTAAAACTGCTCAAGTTTGGGAATAAAGTAGCATCAGGATCATATGGTGATCT TTACCGGGGTACATATTGCAGTCAAGATGTTGCTATTAAAGTGCTGAAACCTGAGAGAATAAATGCAGACATGCAGCGTGAATTTGCCCAGGAAGTATATATCATGAG GAAGGTACGTCACAAGAATGTTGTGCAATTTATTGGTGCTTCCACTAAACCCCCAAATCTATATATAGTGACAG AATTTATGTCCGGTGGAAGTGTGTATGATTACCTCCATAAACATAAAGGTGTTTTCAAACTTCCTACTTTAGTTGGAGTTGCTATGGATGTGTCAAAAGGCATGAGCTACTTACACCAGAATAATATTATTCATCGTGATTTGAAAACTGCGAACCTTCTGATGGATGAAAATGGG ACTGTTAAAGTTGCTGATTTTGGTGTCGCACGTGTTAAAGCTCAATCTGGAGTCATGACTGCAGAAACTGGTACTTACCGTTGGATGGCCCCAGAG GTCATAGAGCATAAACCCTATGATCAGAAGGCTGATGTTTTTAGTTTTGGAATTTTGATGTGGGAGCTACTCACAGGGAAG ATTCCTTATGAGTATCTGACTCCACTACAAGCAGCTGTTGGCGTGGTGCAGAAG AAATGTTGGCAGCAAGACCCCGCTCAAAGACCAGACTTTTCCGAAATATTAGAAACTCTTCAGAGAATAGCAGAGGAA GTCGGAGACGAGCACGAGGGGAAGCACAAGGACAGAACACTGGGTGGTTTCTTTTCAGCTCTGAGGGGGCGGAGCCATTGA
- the LOC103633160 gene encoding serine/threonine-protein kinase STY46 isoform X2 — protein MAVEEAAESCGSHAAAAASGGGAAELATSSSSAAAAVQARKQQQQQRHKLEVYTEVLRRLHDAGLPDARAPGFDDELWNHFNRLPARYAMDVNVERAEDVLTHKRLLEQAKDPAQRPAFAVRAVQVSPILDGNQTDADSNTAGEEVASRLLNRQQSIHPPPAFGSSTNLEALALEASKSHQDHDSTSDNCRSLYRPMHEITFSTIDKPKLLSELTSLLGELGLNIQEAHAFSTNDGYSLDVFVVVGWHDEETEDLVEAVQKEIGRIEETQAWSSSHSWSTPVENMQIAEISAAGRVEIPTDGASEWEIDVKLLKFGNKVASGSYGDLYRGTYCSQDVAIKVLKPERINADMQREFAQEVYIMRKVRHKNVVQFIGASTKPPNLYIVTEFMSGGSVYDYLHKHKGVFKLPTLVGVAMDVSKGMSYLHQNNIIHRDLKTANLLMDENGTVKVADFGVARVKAQSGVMTAETGTYRWMAPEVIEHKPYDQKADVFSFGILMWELLTGKIPYEYLTPLQAAVGVVQKGLRPTIPKHTYAMLSELLQKCWQQDPAQRPDFSEILETLQRIAEEVGDEHEGKHKDRTLGGFFSALRGRSH, from the exons ATGGCGGTAGAGGAGGCCGCGGAGAGCTGCGGCAGCCACGCCGCGGCCGCTGCgtccggcggcggcgcggcggagcTCGCTACGTCCTCGTCATCGGCCGCCGCGGCGGTGCAGGCGcggaagcagcagcagcagcagcgccaTAAGCTCGAGGTGTACACAGAGGTTCTCCGGCGCCTCCACGACGCCGGCCTGCCCGACGCGCGGGCGCCCGGGTTCGACGACGAGCTCTGGAACCACTTCAACCGCCTCCCCGCCCG ATACGCCATGGATGTGAACGTGGAGAGGGCGGAGGACGTGCTCACGCACAAGCGGCTTCTGGAGCAGGCCAAGGATCCGGCTCAGCGCCCGGCTTTCGCGGTGCGGGCCGTGCAG GTATCTCCAATTCTTGATGGGAATCAGACTGATGCTGATTCGAATACTGCAGGGGAGGAAGTCGCTTCAAGACTGTTGAACAGGCAGCAGAG CATACATCCTCCTCCTGCCTTTGGTTCTTCTACAAATCTTGAGGCCCTTGCTCTTGAAGCTAGCAAGTCTCATCAAGATCACGATAGCACCTCTGATAATTGTCGATCCCTGTACAG GCCCATGCATGAAATCACCTTTTCAACCATTGACAAGCCAAAACTTCTCAGTGAG CTGACATCTCTGCTTGGTGAGCTTGGTCTCAACATTCAAGAAGCACATGCATTTTCAACAAATGATGGCTACTCACTTGATGTATTTGTTGTTGTTGGTTGGCATGATGAG GAAACAGAGGATTTAGTAGAAGCAGTGCAGAAGGAAATTGGCAGGATTGAAGAG ACACAAGCATGGTCTTCATCTCATTCATGGTCTACTCCAGTTGAAAACATGCAGATTGCTGAGATTTCAGCAGCTGGCCGTGTTGAGATACCAACAGATGGTGCTAGTGAATGGGAAATTGATGTAAAACTGCTCAAGTTTGGGAATAAAGTAGCATCAGGATCATATGGTGATCT TTACCGGGGTACATATTGCAGTCAAGATGTTGCTATTAAAGTGCTGAAACCTGAGAGAATAAATGCAGACATGCAGCGTGAATTTGCCCAGGAAGTATATATCATGAG GAAGGTACGTCACAAGAATGTTGTGCAATTTATTGGTGCTTCCACTAAACCCCCAAATCTATATATAGTGACAG AATTTATGTCCGGTGGAAGTGTGTATGATTACCTCCATAAACATAAAGGTGTTTTCAAACTTCCTACTTTAGTTGGAGTTGCTATGGATGTGTCAAAAGGCATGAGCTACTTACACCAGAATAATATTATTCATCGTGATTTGAAAACTGCGAACCTTCTGATGGATGAAAATGGG ACTGTTAAAGTTGCTGATTTTGGTGTCGCACGTGTTAAAGCTCAATCTGGAGTCATGACTGCAGAAACTGGTACTTACCGTTGGATGGCCCCAGAG GTCATAGAGCATAAACCCTATGATCAGAAGGCTGATGTTTTTAGTTTTGGAATTTTGATGTGGGAGCTACTCACAGGGAAG ATTCCTTATGAGTATCTGACTCCACTACAAGCAGCTGTTGGCGTGGTGCAGAAG GGATTACGGCCTACAATTCCGAAACATACTTATGCAATGCTTTCTGAGCTTCTTCAGAAATGTTGGCAGCAAGACCCCGCTCAAAGACCAGACTTTTCCGAAATATTAGAAACTCTTCAGAGAATAGCAGAGGAA GTCGGAGACGAGCACGAGGGGAAGCACAAGGACAGAACACTGGGTGGTTTCTTTTCAGCTCTGAGGGGGCGGAGCCATTGA